ATATTTTGCAGCCAAATGAAatagattaaatatatatatattcaacttTCATGTCTCCATGCTTTCATTACCTGACGATGATTGCACCGAGAGAAGATATTCATTTTGTGGGCGAATAGACGACAAATAAAGTCAAATAACGTCAAAtaattttctctccctctcctccccatgaccttcccttccctgcttggctcctatcgtcatgtcttgtcttgttttatacttgagagactctctcctcatcgctcttcgaactaaaaaccatggaccgatcaactggtctctcaacgcaattgacaccgtcttctcgacgagaagctcgggttcgggggaacctgcccgtcctgccgggacggttgcagctggttacacgatggacgcgtgggagcgttggcgtgtcgtgtgccgagcagccctttccgtggaggacgtagaagacatctacctattcggaaacatgattacaggatttctgctgtttggatttggcgttgccctggctaATCGGAAAATTGAGgaagcggtgacagccgttaagaGCCCCCtatggctgcccgacgaaattggatcgatttgaaatcctattgggaaatgggaggaaaatggaggaatagtagttgcacaaattgaatgcagctactggaagaccaaacaatcccaatcttatctgctttcggctccctctaccaggacgggccttggccaaggccgttacaacaactcccccgaagatcactgaagtgagaacctctctcattcccttccccctatccacagacacctgtggttgttttctccccaggacccttcaaggctatctccatggcaacgaccatcttgcggactgagaactctgtccgttgtggcctgggggaggacgacacatcaggccactcacacacgaacttcaacacactgatatgcattcactacccccccccccccatcccacgccttcgcctgcttcttacccccagtgtgacaggacggggctgtggctggcgccgtgaaaggctgctggaccggctggctgcttgtcggtgctggttaccttctgcccccaatggatgggcttagatcacccagtctttggattacctcccctccccccttcctattcgttgcaagtcatgtctaagatgtatgtgcttatgtgctaaggtgtttttttcctgctcccacactgtacccctctcgggacatagtcggggggttgttgtttttttctcgccttcttccctcatgttatgctgtaatctttcatccaccctttcttgcaatttcgatgcttttgtacctgtactctagcaaacgacaaataaaccatcatcatcatcaaataACATCAACGCAAAGACACAAATGGACAAGTGACGTGAATTTTTGCAATTCgagcaaaaacaaaacgcaaCAGGCAATAAACAGAGAGTGCAAAGAGTAAATCTGCTgaggtgtgaacgcagcatcacgATACAATATTAATGAGATTCAGTACATTTTACGATACGCTGAGCATTGAGATCAGATTCACTAGATATGGAACCAAAGACCGCCACAGCGCCACAGAAGTCCTCTACAACGACAGCGGCGCCGCCAGGGCGAGTCCATGGGGGTCGACGGCAGAACCGCCCAGCAGGGACGTGTCCTGCAGGAGGGACACCAGCTCCACGGACCCCAGCTGGTCGGCCGCCCCCCCCgcgggctcctcctcctcctccggggtCGCCGGCCGCCGGCGCCGCTTCCCGGCTGGCGCCTTCTTCCCGTCGCCGAAGCcgctcagcctggaggcgagcGACCTCTTGGGCCGGGGCCTGGCGAGCCGCCTCCTCTCCGGGTCGTGGGCGACGCTGTGGCGCCGGAGGCTCTGCTTCATGGCGAAGGTCTTCCCGCAGCCGGCGTGGGCGCAGGCGAAGGGCCGCAGCTCCTCGTGGAAGGAGCCCACGTGGCTCTGCAGGTTGAAGGCCGTGGTGAAGGAGCGCTCGCAGCCGGCCCGCGGGCAGCGCAGCACCACGCGCATCTCGGCGTGGATGCGTTGGTGCTGCCGCAGGAGCCACGTGTCCCTGAACACCTTGTCGCACAGGTCGCACCGCAGGGCGAGCCGGTGCCGCTCCTTGCGGTGCTTCAGGTACTCCGTCCAGGTGTTGCCGGTGAAGCCGCAGCCCTCGGCCCGGCACGGGTAGCCGCGGTGCACCTTCTCGTGCCGCTTCAGCTTGCTGGGCACCGCGAAGCGCATGCCGCAGCCCTCGTGGGCGCACGGGTACCCCGGCGGCTGCGCGTGGCGCTCGCACACGTGGGACTTGAGCTGGTTGTTCTTCTTGAACTCGAGGCCGCAGCCCTCGAACGCGCACGCGTACCTCTTCGGCGCGTGCACGCGGCCCACGTGCCGCGCCCGGTTGGCGTTGGTGGAGAAGGCCTCCTCGCAGCCGGCCGCGTCGCACCGGAACGGCCGCTCGCCGCTGTGCGTGAGCTCGTGCCGCGCCGCGTGGTACGCGCTGCAGAACGACTTGTCGCAGCCGTCGCGCGTGCACGCGAAGGGCTTCGCGCCCGTGTGTTTGCACAGGTGCGCGTCGAGCTTCCACTGCTTGTTGTAGGCCGCCGGGCAGCCGGACACCGAGCAGATGTACCGCTTCAGCGGCTCCGGGCCGCGCTCCATTCTCACGGTGTCGGTGTTGTTCTCCTCCGGTTTCCGCTCTCCGCCGGTTTATTTCCCCACAatcctccgtgacgtcacttccGTTTCCGGCGGCCCCTCTGGTGTTCGGTCGATAGTTGTTTGAGCggctacgggagcaatttgtaagtctttatgtgtgttttttctatttttacgGTCAATAATCAACGGTTACCGAATGACAATACTAATATGTATTAATAGTTTTTTTCGCGGGTGTTTTTGAGCCGCAGTTCGCTCATAAATGGGCACGAAGACGAGTCGCGATGCTAACggcgagctaacgttagcatcgATGAGAAACGTCACATCTAACTAACGCAAAGAAACTGGCTTTTAAAATTAATATAGCTAACTGAGGGTATTACAAATGtattatatgttttaaatgaatgaaacgTTGAAGACGAAACGTTTCAGTGGCTGAAGCAATCTGTTGTTACTCCTAACCTTAGCTGTGTTTCAtattccaaatatatatatatatatatatatatatatatatatatatatatatattgtcttatGTGCACTTTACACCATTGCTGCCGTAATCCTGTACATTTCCCCCACttactaataaaggattatcttttatatgttttaaatgaatcaaACTTAATGAGTCCTAACTTTAACTTACTAACCTGGTTAAAGTTTATGTATCTAACTGATTGTTTACGTGTAATGTGTTGTTgacttattattattgcattatAATGTCAGTGACGTCGCTTCTTCTTTAGGTGAATCTGTGGAGGTCCAGCCGTCACCATGGTACGTCTGGCtttttaacatattttatttataatcacattatgtttgaatactttttaattttgtaaaaaaaaaaaatctactaaCAAAGTATCTTGACCTGTTTTCTTGACAGGgtgaaagaaaaggaacaaACAAATACTACCCTCCAGATTTCGATCCAGTCAAGGTGTGTAGGATCCCACACTGACGTGTGTGTCTCTTGttagtgtgtgtacgtgtgtgtgtgtgtggtgtgtgtatgtgtacgtgtgtgtgtgtgtgtgtgtgtgtgtctgctgactTCCCGATGTTCTCTGCCGGCAGCATGGATCCCTCAATGGCTACCACAAAACCCACCCTCTGCGGGAGCGCGCCCGGAAGCTGTCCCAGGGCATCCTCATCATCAGGTACGAGATTCAGACACATCACCTTGCAAATATCTGATGTAATGCATTGATGGATACGAGTGTGTTGTCTCACTATGAAACACGGAGTATTGTTACGTGATGTTTGGTTGCCGTGGTGAAAAGAAACTAACATTTTAGccgttaaaataaatgtgtgtgttttttatttaaaggtttGAGATGCCCTACAACATCTGGTGTGATGGCTGCAAAAATCACATCGGCATGGGTAAgttgtagcccccccccccctggtggcTGTTCCCTTCATGACACGATGCTCTGCTTCTACAGGCGTCCGCTACAACGCCGAGAAGAAGAAAGTGGGGAACTACTACACCACGCCCATCTAcaggtgagccccccccctctgaagCTGTGTGGTCCAGTAtacaacaatgtgtgtgtgtgtgtgtgtgtatatatatatatcaggcatgagaatccctcacctttcggcgaaattcgccgttttgaaaccaaaataggtgacttacgtgaatcgtgtagatccgaagagtttttgttttggggtagagggggggggtcaattggccggccggcgtttatgagattggagtgggacacggagaacatgttccgtggtgctcttcgcaatagaacatctttgatgggacgtgtcgcgtctcggccaatcagcgtcaagatgtcttcagcgtttggtggtttaggttagcttgaatgttagccgctacatctgctgctgtcacgctgcacggtgtagcgatgctaacaaagtatccgtacgttaaacatgatgtgatttagcatattttttgtatcgatacttcattaaaagagcgatcagagcgcacgcgctgctccgtgtcgagctgtttgcacgcgcagcgcagcgctcacagcgaggggcgttaagtggcggaattttcggctttaaaaataaaaataaaatgccagaagtgaaatgtttaagttcagtgtgttgtgtaactctccagctgctcatcctgatgaactctatcctctggtcagagactaacggcctcatagtgataatcaatgctatgatggctccatgtagtttcattttaatgcttattatattctactgatgttttcttttttaatgcttattatattacttgtttctattttattattcgttttatcagtgagctatactactgtgatcctgtaatttccccactgagggactaataaaggaatatcttatcttatcttatcttatcttatcttattaatatctggctgtattaatactaatattactgccatttgttaagtgttgaaaaagttggtaaaaagtcaaccgtacagatattttatttattactattatagataaatataccggtatcgtatttatggtatactgtttttatggtattgtatcagtatcatgatatttatggcaggtatggtatagaagatcatgacaaccaggtagaggcagaacagactcgaggaacagactcgaggaacagactcgaggaacagactcgaggaaccgactcgaggaacagactcgaggaacagactcgaggaacagactcgaggaaccgactcgaggaacagactcgaggaacagactcgaggaacagactcgaggaacagactcaaggctcagcagagcacaagacttgaagacttgttcacgccaaaaaaaaaggaagttggttcatgaacgaccatattatacacaatattactatgagcacccccccccccccccccgcacgcctatccttctcacctttttcacccctgacccgttttcatgcctgatatatgtttatatatatatatatatgtgtggatatatatatatatatatatacacacatatatatatatgtgtggatatatgtatatatatatgtatatatatccacacatatatatgtatatatatgtttgtgtgtgtatatatatatataaatactactgttcaaaagtttggggtcaaccagacaatttggtgttacacacttttatttatcaaattaatttaaaataaatataaaatctagtcaagatgTTGAGgaagttataaataatgatgtttatagtAAATATGAATTGtagttcttgtggctcaaaggaaggccagttttatagcttctctcagcagcataactgttttcagctgcgctcacatacaAAGAGTTTAAAGGGtgttctacccctccgctagtcttctaaggcgataacacaatgtaccatgagaaccctggagatgggcctctacacacctctgtagagacttcactaacaccagagaatagtcatgtacacattaacatgTAGAGAGTTATgatgtaatgttatctttattgaacaagagggacatttctacgtgactccTAACTTCAGAGCTGTCGTGTAGATCTAGTTCTTGAGCCTCTTCTCGTGGTCCAGGTTCAGGATGAAGTGCCACCTGTGCGTGAACTACATCGAGATGCAGACGGACCCGGCCACCTGCGACTACCTCATCGTCTGCGGTGCGAACCGGAAGGAGGAGCGCTGGGACATGGCCGACAACGAGCAGATCCTCACCACAGGTACGGGGACACCTGCTGGGGACGGGACACCTGCTGGGGACGGGACACCTGCTGGGGACGGGACACCTGCTGGGGACGGGACACCTGCTGGGGACACCTGCTGGGGACGGGACACCTGCTGGGGACACCTGCTGGGGATGGGACACCTGCTGGGGACGGGACACCTGCTGGGGACGGGACACCTGCTGGGGACGGGACACCTGCTGGGGACGGGACACCTGCTGGGGACACCTGCTGGGGACGGGACACCTGCTGGGGACACCTGCTGGGGATGGGACACCTGCTGGGGACGGGACACCTGCTGGGGACGGGACACTTGCTGGGGACGGGACCGTCTCCTGAGGCGGGGCGCTCAGGCAGGGTGAACAGGGGTGTTTACAGGCCGGGAGTCGTCgtcgtcttcttcgtcttcttcttcatcttcatcatcatcatcatcatgaggtttaaagtcctgtaagCCCATTGGACCacatgtgtctgaaccctgtaAACACACATTCTGCTTCTGCTATTAAAAACCcaaacctctcctctcctcctccgtctcgctGTGCAGAGCGAGCCGATAAGCAGAAGCTGGAGACGGACGCCATGTTCAAGCTGGACCACAGTGGGAAGGACCAGGAGAAGCTGAAGCGCGCTCTGCCCTCGCTGTCCGAGCTGCAGGACTACCAGTCCTCCAAGAAGGACGACTTCCAGCTCAACAGCGCCCTCCGCAGGCGCTTCAGGGTACCACGCCTCCGTGTCCACTCCCCGCTCCTCCTCGTGACGCCGTGTCCTCTCACCAAAGCTGAGCTCTCCTCCCCCCTGCAGACGGAGAAGAAGGTCCaggcggagcaggaggagcaggacgacTCCGTGAGGACCAGGACCAACCTGTCCATCCCGCTGCTGCCCGAGAGGGACGAGGACCGCCGGCTGGCCGCGCTGCTCACCTACCAGGCGGCCGACTGTGAGCGGCTGcctggtggtgttgttgttgttgttcttcttcttgttcttcttgtttttcttctttttgtttgtgttgttgttcttcttttgcttgttgttgttcttgttctttttctccttcttcttcttgttcttcttgtttttcttctttttgtttgtgttgttcttgcccttcttcttgttcctattcctgttcttctttttctccttcttcttgtttttctacttctttttgtttgtgttgttcttcttttgcttgttgttgttgttctttttctcctccttgttCTTCATCGTCGCCCTGCAGAACATCTCTCTGCTGGTTGGCTCTCTCGTATTCAATCAGTTccttgttgttgtcttgtttgctCCTCATGTGGAAACAGAAGGATCATAAAGtctcttctgtgtctctgagaTGTGAAACGACGTGTCATCtaaacatgttctcctcctccttcagcctACGAGGACAGGAAGCACAGCAAGCGGAAGGAGATCTCCTCTCGCTCGtggttcacctcctcttcctcctcctcctcgccgggtGGTGCCGCCGGCAGCCTGCTCCTCAAGCTCAGCATGCAGGGCAAGGAAGCGGCGGTGGCCAAAGCTCTGGCCTCCTCCCCCGGGCCGTTGATCTGCAGGCGCTGCCCGGGAGGCAGAACCCAACCCTGTGGGGAGAACTGGAAGGCGGAGCCTCAGAGGGAGGAAGCAGCGAGGAAGGCGGAGCCTCAGAGGGAGGAAGCGGCGAGGAAGGCGGAGCCTCAGAGGGAGGAAGCGGCGAGGAAGGCGGAGCCTCAGAGGGAGGAAGCGGCGAGGACGGATGGCAGCGGCTCCTCAGAAACACTGGTGAACGCCGTGGAGGAAGCAGATGAAGGACTGACGAAAGCAAAGCATGCTGGGAAGGAGCGGGGCGACGGTTTAGGAGCGCTCTCGTCCATCATGGCGGAATACAGCGACTCGGACTCTGACCCGGGACTCTAAGGGACTCCGAGGGACTCTAAGGGTCTCTAATggactctgagggtctctgagggactCTAAGGGTCTCTGAGGGACTCTAAGGGACTctaagggtctctgagggtctctgagggtctctaagGGACTCTGAGGGACTCTGAGGGTCTCTAAGGGTCTCCGAGGGACTCTGAGGGTCTCTAAGGGTCTCCGAGGGACTCTAAGGGTCTCTAAGGGACTCTAAGGGTCTCTAATGGACTCTGAGGGACTGTGAGGGACTCTGAGGGTCTCTAAGGGTCTCCGAGGGACTCTGAGGGTCTCTAAGGGACTCTGAGGGACTCTAAGGGTCTCTAATggactctgagggtctctgagggactctaagggtctctgagggactctaagggtctctgagggactctaagggtctctgagggtctctaatGGACTCTGAGGGACTCTAAGGGTCTCAGGGTCTctaagggtctctgagggtctctgagggactctgagggtctctgaggttctctaagggtctctgagggtctctgagggactCTAAGGGTCTCTAAGGGACTCTAAGGGTCTCTAATGGACTCTAAGGGACTAtgagggtctctagtggactctaaGGGACTATGAGGGTCTCTAAGGGACTCTTAAGGGACTCTGAGGGACTCTAAGGGACTCTTAAGGGACTCAGAGACTCTGAGGGACTCTTGAGGGACTCTGAGAGACTCTTAAGGGACTCTGAGGGACTCTGAGGGACTCTGAGGGACTCTGAGGGACTCTTAAGGGACTCTGAGAGACTCTGAGGGTCTCTAAGAgactgagggtctctgagggactCTACGGGACTCTAAGggactctgagggtctctgagagACTCTGAGGGACTCTGAGggactctgagggtctctgagagACTCTGAGGGTCTCTAATGGACTCTGATGGTCTCTAAGGGACTCTGAGGGTCTTTAAGGGACTCTGAgggactctgtggactctggtCCTGGTGGACATCTGTTTTTTTCTCAACAAAATGTGCAATAAGATTTCCAGATGTTCAATctatgtttttgtgtctcgacGACTCGACTTCCAGATGTTGACGAGTTGTTTCtgttgtttgtttaaatgtgttaaacTGACTTTTAAGTtgagtttcttttttaaacttccACTCATGTAAACATTGATAAATCTTCTCAGAAACAACTTCGCCAAAACCATTTCagtgtttttcatgtttttctcccattttaagtaaaagtcgtaaatcaagaagaagaagaaggagtggGTCGACTTTCTCCGTACGCCCACTTTCTATAACCCTcatgtcgccttcgggtcaatttgaccccattcaatgtttaatgtcggtgttctttcgggagtcaacaaacaaacataaagtacctcacacttaaacttggaaaacaatattaattctaataattttctggagattttaatagctggggtcatattgacc
The nucleotide sequence above comes from Pseudoliparis swirei isolate HS2019 ecotype Mariana Trench chromosome 24, NWPU_hadal_v1, whole genome shotgun sequence. Encoded proteins:
- the yju2b gene encoding probable splicing factor YJU2B isoform X1 — protein: MGERKGTNKYYPPDFDPVKHGSLNGYHKTHPLRERARKLSQGILIIRFEMPYNIWCDGCKNHIGMGVRYNAEKKKVGNYYTTPIYRFRMKCHLCVNYIEMQTDPATCDYLIVCGANRKEERWDMADNEQILTTERADKQKLETDAMFKLDHSGKDQEKLKRALPSLSELQDYQSSKKDDFQLNSALRRRFRVPRLRVHSPLLLVTPCPLTKAELSSPLQTEKKVQAEQEEQDDSVRTRTNLSIPLLPERDEDRRLAALLTYQAADSYEDRKHSKRKEISSRSWFTSSSSSSSPGGAAGSLLLKLSMQGKEAAVAKALASSPGPLICRRCPGGRTQPCGENWKAEPQREEAARKAEPQREEAARKAEPQREEAARKAEPQREEAARTDGSGSSETLVNAVEEADEGLTKAKHAGKERGDGLGALSSIMAEYSDSDSDPGL
- the LOC130190748 gene encoding transcription factor IIIA-like — protein: MERGPEPLKRYICSVSGCPAAYNKQWKLDAHLCKHTGAKPFACTRDGCDKSFCSAYHAARHELTHSGERPFRCDAAGCEEAFSTNANRARHVGRVHAPKRYACAFEGCGLEFKKNNQLKSHVCERHAQPPGYPCAHEGCGMRFAVPSKLKRHEKVHRGYPCRAEGCGFTGNTWTEYLKHRKERHRLALRCDLCDKVFRDTWLLRQHQRIHAEMRVVLRCPRAGCERSFTTAFNLQSHVGSFHEELRPFACAHAGCGKTFAMKQSLRRHSVAHDPERRRLARPRPKRSLASRLSGFGDGKKAPAGKRRRRPATPEEEEEPAGGAADQLGSVELVSLLQDTSLLGGSAVDPHGLALAAPLSL
- the yju2b gene encoding probable splicing factor YJU2B isoform X2, which gives rise to MGERKGTNKYYPPDFDPVKHGSLNGYHKTHPLRERARKLSQGILIIRFEMPYNIWCDGCKNHIGMGVRYNAEKKKVGNYYTTPIYRFRMKCHLCVNYIEMQTDPATCDYLIVCGANRKEERWDMADNEQILTTERADKQKLETDAMFKLDHSGKDQEKLKRALPSLSELQDYQSSKKDDFQLNSALRRRFRTEKKVQAEQEEQDDSVRTRTNLSIPLLPERDEDRRLAALLTYQAADSYEDRKHSKRKEISSRSWFTSSSSSSSPGGAAGSLLLKLSMQGKEAAVAKALASSPGPLICRRCPGGRTQPCGENWKAEPQREEAARKAEPQREEAARKAEPQREEAARKAEPQREEAARTDGSGSSETLVNAVEEADEGLTKAKHAGKERGDGLGALSSIMAEYSDSDSDPGL